One genomic window of Hyperolius riggenbachi isolate aHypRig1 chromosome 7, aHypRig1.pri, whole genome shotgun sequence includes the following:
- the LOC137525414 gene encoding indolethylamine N-methyltransferase-like: MVFAEDSLKFPMMNYHYVFSSGFVKGDVLIDLSFGPIIHHLYSACDIFKDLIILKLNERCNMETGRWKDTRTGAFTWNHASAHAAKLEGKSAETQDKDEQLKTAISHVISCDFENENITYPVELPLADCVTSLWILDVISKDEEDYMRNLEKFSKLLRPGGHLILVGVLNASYITAGRETFHVFGYDESFVVNALQKLGFVIDYCAVQRRKNESKLLDYKAVIFITACKTK; this comes from the exons ATGGTCTTTGCAGAAGATTCTTTGAAGTTCCCTATGATGAATTACCATTACGTGTTCAGCTCTG GTTTTGTGAAAGGAGATGTTTTGATTGATCTCAGCTTTGGTCCCATCATTCATCATCTGTATTCAGCTTGTGATATATTTAAGGACCTAATTATACTGAAGCTCAATGAGAGATGTAACATGGAGACAGGCAGATGGAAGGACACTCGTACTGGAGCTTTTACTTGGAATCACGCATCAGCCCATGCCGCCAAGTTAGAGGGAAAGAG TGCCGAAACTCAGGATAAAGATGAGCAACTAAAGACAGCCATCAGTCACGTCATATCGTGCGActttgaaaatgaaaatataactTATCCTGTTGAGCTTCCTCTGGCCGACTGTGTCACCAGTTTATGGATCTTGGATGTCATCAGCAAAGATGAAGAGGATTACATGAGAAACCTGGAAAAATTCTCAAAGCTTCTGAGACCCGGAGGCCATCTGATACTAGTTGGGGTATTAAATGCATCTTACATCACGGCTGGGAGGGAGACATTTCATGTTTTTGGATATGATGAAAGCTTTGTGGTAAATGCCCTTCAGAAGTTGGgctttgtaattgattattgtgcaGTGCAGAGGAGAAAGAATGAGAGCAAACTTCTTGATTATAAAGCTGTTATTTTTATCACAGCTTGCAAGACTAAGTAG